The following are encoded in a window of Pygocentrus nattereri isolate fPygNat1 chromosome 5, fPygNat1.pri, whole genome shotgun sequence genomic DNA:
- the rab4a gene encoding ras-related protein Rab-4A has translation MSETYDFLFKFLVIGNAGTGKSCLLHQFIEKKFKDDSNHTIGVEFGSKIINVVNKFVKLQIWDTAGQERFRSVTRSYYRGAAGALLVYDITSRETYNALTNWLTDARMLASQNIVIILCGNKKDLDADREVTFLEASRFAQENELMFLETSALTGENVEEAFVQCARKILNKIESGELDPERMGSGIQYGDAALRQLRSPRRAQAESVQECGC, from the exons ATGTCTGAGACGTACG ATTTCCTGTTCAAGTTCCTAGTGATTGGGAATGCAGGAACTGGAAAATCATGTCTCCTTCACCAGTTCATAGAGAAGAAAT TTAAAGATGACTCAAACCATACGATTGGTGTCGAGTTTGGCTCGAAGATCATCAATGTGGTTAACAAGTTTGTCAAACTTCAAATTTGGGACACAGCAGGACAGGAACGATTCAG ATCTGTAACAAGAAGCTATTATAGAGGTGCAGCAGGAGCTCTACTTGTGTACGACATTACCAG CCGGGAGACGTACAATGCTCTGACCAACTGGCTGACAGATGCCAGGATGTTGGCCAGCCAGAACATTGTCATAATATTGTGCGGCAATAAGAAAGACCTGGACGCTGATCGTGAGGTCACTTTTCTGGAGGCATCCCGCTTCGCTCAAGAGAATG AACTCATGTTTCTGGAGACCAGTGCTTTAACAGGGGAAAATGTGGAGGAGGCGTTTGTTCAGTGTGCCCGCAAAATCCTCAACAAAATAGAATCAG GTGAGCTGGATCCGGAGCGGATGGGTTCAGGGATTCAGTATGGTGATGCAGCACTGCGGCAGCTACGCTCCCCAAGACGAGCTCAGGCTGAGAGTGTGCAGGAGTGTGGCTGTTAG